From the Leucobacter tenebrionis genome, one window contains:
- a CDS encoding peroxiredoxin — MTERVILEPEQPAPDFSLPDQDGVTRSLSDFRGEKVVLFFIPEAMTPACTKESCEFQESSASLAAAGYRVLGMSRDSVERLRRFADRDGLEYPFLSDPEAEVHRAYGAYGTKNSYGRIIEGVIRSTFVIDEEGRIAHALYNVKATGHVARVRKLLGLEG; from the coding sequence ATGACGGAACGCGTGATCCTCGAGCCCGAACAGCCCGCCCCCGATTTCTCGCTCCCCGATCAAGACGGCGTGACCCGCTCGCTCTCCGACTTCCGCGGCGAGAAGGTCGTGCTGTTCTTCATCCCCGAGGCGATGACTCCTGCGTGCACGAAGGAGTCCTGCGAGTTCCAGGAGTCCTCGGCTTCGCTCGCGGCGGCCGGCTATCGCGTGCTGGGGATGTCCCGTGACTCAGTGGAGCGCCTGCGCCGGTTCGCCGATCGCGACGGCCTCGAATACCCGTTCCTCAGCGACCCGGAGGCCGAGGTGCACCGCGCATACGGAGCGTACGGCACGAAGAACAGCTACGGCCGCATCATCGAGGGTGTGATCCGCTCGACCTTCGTGATCGATGAGGAGGGGCGGATCGCCCACGCCCTCTACAACGTGAAGGCCACCGGGCACGTCGCCCGAGTGCGCAAGCTGCTCGGCCTCGAGGGCTGA
- a CDS encoding WhiB family transcriptional regulator: MDWREKAACLTVDPELFFPVGNTGPAVEQIERAKSVCARCTVTEMCLQYAMDTGQDSGVWGGLSEDERRALKRRAARARRAS; the protein is encoded by the coding sequence ATGGATTGGCGCGAGAAGGCTGCTTGCCTCACCGTAGACCCCGAGCTCTTCTTCCCGGTCGGTAACACCGGCCCGGCGGTCGAGCAGATCGAGCGAGCGAAGTCGGTCTGCGCTCGCTGCACGGTGACCGAGATGTGCCTGCAGTACGCGATGGACACCGGTCAGGATTCGGGCGTGTGGGGCGGCCTCAGCGAGGACGAGCGCCGCGCGCTCAAGCGCCGCGCCGCCCGCGCCCGCCGCGCTTCCTGA
- the argG gene encoding argininosuccinate synthase: protein MSKVLSSLPVGERVGIAFSGGLDTSCAVAWMRDKGAVPCTYTADIGQYDEPDLEGVTARAKEYGAEIARFVDAKLPLVEQGFLALQTGAFNVRSGGKTYFNTTPLGRAVTGTLLVRAMKEDGVDIWGDGSTYKGNDIERFYRYGLMANPALRIYKPWLDSQFVEELGGRQEMSEWLVAHGYPYRDSAEKAYSTDANIWGATHEAKKLEFLDTGLDIVEPIMGVAAWREDVEVATEEVSVRFEAGRPVAINGVEFDDPVALVYEANAIGGRHGLGVSDQIENRIIEAKSRGIYEAPGMALLHITYERLVNAIHNEDTVASYHNEGRRLGRLMYEGRWFDPQALMLSESLQRWVGSAITGEVTLRLRRGDDYTILNTTGPSLSYHPEKLSMERTVGAAFGPEDRIGQLTMRNLDIADSRQRLEQYAALGLVGSSTADVVGELEQGGAAQIANAVGGIDEEGDALGLSAAFDAGTD from the coding sequence ATGTCTAAGGTGCTTTCTTCCCTGCCTGTCGGCGAACGCGTCGGCATTGCATTCTCCGGTGGCCTCGATACCTCTTGCGCGGTGGCGTGGATGCGCGACAAGGGCGCCGTGCCCTGCACCTACACCGCCGACATCGGCCAGTACGACGAGCCCGACCTCGAGGGGGTCACCGCGCGTGCGAAGGAGTACGGCGCCGAGATCGCCCGCTTCGTCGACGCGAAGCTCCCCCTCGTCGAACAGGGGTTCCTGGCTCTGCAGACCGGCGCGTTCAATGTGCGCTCGGGAGGCAAGACCTACTTCAACACGACTCCGCTCGGCCGCGCCGTCACCGGCACGCTGCTCGTGCGCGCCATGAAGGAGGACGGCGTCGACATCTGGGGCGACGGCTCCACTTACAAGGGCAATGACATCGAGCGGTTCTACCGCTACGGCCTCATGGCCAACCCCGCGCTGCGCATCTACAAGCCGTGGCTCGACAGCCAGTTCGTGGAGGAGCTGGGCGGCCGCCAGGAGATGAGCGAGTGGCTCGTCGCCCACGGCTACCCCTACCGCGATTCCGCCGAGAAGGCTTACTCGACCGACGCCAACATCTGGGGCGCCACGCACGAGGCCAAGAAGCTCGAGTTCCTCGACACGGGCCTCGACATCGTCGAGCCCATCATGGGCGTCGCCGCGTGGCGCGAAGACGTCGAGGTCGCCACCGAGGAGGTCTCGGTGCGCTTCGAGGCCGGTCGCCCGGTCGCGATCAACGGCGTCGAGTTCGATGATCCGGTAGCCCTGGTCTACGAGGCGAACGCGATCGGCGGCCGCCACGGCCTCGGCGTCTCGGATCAGATCGAGAACCGCATCATCGAGGCGAAGTCGCGCGGCATCTACGAGGCGCCGGGCATGGCGCTGCTGCACATCACCTACGAGCGCCTCGTCAACGCGATCCACAACGAGGACACGGTCGCCAGCTACCACAACGAGGGTCGCAGGCTCGGTCGCCTCATGTATGAGGGTCGCTGGTTCGATCCGCAGGCGCTCATGCTCAGCGAATCGCTGCAGCGCTGGGTCGGATCCGCGATCACGGGAGAGGTGACCCTGCGCCTGCGCCGCGGCGACGACTACACGATCCTCAACACCACCGGCCCGAGCCTGAGCTACCACCCCGAGAAGCTCTCGATGGAGCGCACGGTCGGTGCTGCCTTCGGACCCGAGGACCGCATCGGTCAGCTCACCATGCGCAACCTCGACATCGCCGACTCGCGCCAGCGGCTCGAGCAGTACGCCGCGCTCGGCCTCGTGGGCAGCTCGACCGCGGACGTGGTCGGAGAGCTCGAGCAGGGCGGCGCCGCGCAGATCGCGAACGCGGTCGGCGGCATCGACGAGGAGGGCGACGCGCTCGGCCTCTCGGCGGCCTTCGACGCCGGCACCGACTGA
- a CDS encoding malate dehydrogenase — MTKTPITVTLTGAGGQIGYAALFRIAAGDMLGPEQPVALRLLEIPQGMRAAEGAALELSDCAFPLLAGVEISDDPDVAFDGANVAMLIGSRPRTAGMERGDLLEANGAIFGPQGRAIGARAADDVRVIVVGNPANTNALIAQQHAPDVPAERFTALTRLDHNRAVGLLAAEAGAPVADVDGVTIWGNHSATQYPDLNHATVGGRAALEVVDPAWARGPYVDRVAKRGAEIIEVRGGSSVASAANAAIEHVRDWVLGTGERRTSAAVVSRGEYGVPEGLISSFPVRSSGGAWQIVEGLEIDEFSRQRIAESVAELVSEREAVRQLGLID; from the coding sequence ATGACGAAGACTCCGATCACTGTCACTCTCACGGGCGCCGGTGGGCAGATCGGCTACGCGGCGCTGTTCCGGATCGCGGCCGGCGACATGCTCGGCCCCGAGCAGCCCGTCGCGCTCCGCTTGCTCGAGATTCCGCAGGGGATGAGAGCGGCCGAGGGAGCGGCGCTCGAACTCTCTGACTGCGCCTTCCCTCTGCTCGCCGGGGTCGAGATCAGCGACGACCCGGACGTCGCCTTCGACGGCGCGAACGTGGCGATGCTCATCGGGTCGCGCCCTCGCACGGCGGGCATGGAGCGCGGCGACCTGCTCGAGGCGAACGGCGCCATCTTCGGCCCGCAGGGGCGTGCGATCGGCGCTAGGGCGGCCGACGACGTGCGCGTGATCGTGGTCGGCAACCCGGCCAACACGAACGCCCTGATCGCCCAGCAGCACGCCCCCGACGTGCCGGCCGAGCGGTTCACCGCGCTCACCCGGCTCGACCACAATCGCGCGGTCGGCCTGCTCGCGGCCGAAGCCGGGGCGCCGGTCGCCGATGTCGACGGGGTGACGATCTGGGGCAACCACTCGGCCACGCAGTACCCCGACCTCAATCACGCGACCGTCGGCGGTCGTGCGGCACTGGAGGTCGTCGACCCGGCGTGGGCGCGAGGCCCCTATGTCGATCGAGTGGCGAAGCGCGGTGCCGAGATCATCGAGGTGAGAGGCGGGTCTTCCGTCGCTTCGGCCGCGAACGCGGCCATCGAGCACGTGCGCGACTGGGTGCTCGGCACGGGGGAGCGCCGTACCAGCGCGGCCGTCGTCTCTCGCGGGGAGTACGGGGTGCCCGAGGGGCTCATCTCGTCGTTCCCCGTGCGTTCCTCCGGCGGTGCCTGGCAGATCGTCGAGGGGCTCGAGATCGATGAGTTCTCGCGGCAGCGGATCGCCGAGTCGGTGGCCGAGCTGGTCTCGGAGCGCGAGGCGGTACGGCAGCTCGGGCTGATCGACTGA
- a CDS encoding aldo/keto reductase produces the protein MSALQIPNITLKNGVRSGGDPVEIPQLGLGVFLVEPGETERIVSEALEVGYRHIDTAAAYFNEAEVGRAIASSGIPRDELFITTKLWNSDHEDVAGAFQRSLDALGLDRVDLYLVHWPVPMHGTALAAWRGVAETAESGRASAIGVSNFEIEHLQQIIDETGVVPAANQIELHPLHQRRELRAFCAEHGIAIEAWGPLAQGKSDLFERSAILDAASAHGKSGAQVVLRWHVQRGTIVFPKTMRRERMIENADIFDFELSEAEMAAIDALDEQRNFGPDPYTFDNR, from the coding sequence ATGAGCGCCCTCCAGATCCCGAACATCACCCTGAAGAACGGAGTCCGCAGCGGGGGTGATCCCGTCGAGATCCCGCAGCTCGGCCTCGGCGTCTTCCTCGTCGAACCGGGCGAGACCGAGCGCATCGTCTCCGAAGCGCTCGAGGTGGGCTATCGGCACATCGACACCGCCGCGGCGTACTTCAACGAGGCCGAGGTCGGCCGCGCGATCGCTTCGAGCGGCATTCCGCGAGACGAGCTGTTCATCACGACGAAGCTCTGGAACTCCGATCATGAGGACGTGGCGGGCGCCTTCCAGCGCAGCCTCGATGCGCTCGGCCTCGACCGGGTCGATCTGTACCTCGTGCACTGGCCCGTGCCCATGCACGGCACCGCGCTCGCCGCGTGGCGCGGCGTCGCCGAGACCGCCGAGTCGGGGCGGGCCTCCGCTATCGGCGTCTCGAACTTCGAGATCGAGCACCTGCAGCAGATCATCGACGAGACCGGGGTCGTGCCGGCCGCGAACCAGATCGAGCTGCACCCCCTGCACCAGCGCCGCGAGCTGCGGGCGTTCTGCGCTGAGCACGGCATCGCGATCGAGGCCTGGGGGCCGCTCGCGCAGGGCAAGAGCGACCTCTTCGAGCGCTCCGCGATCCTCGACGCGGCCTCGGCGCACGGCAAGTCCGGTGCGCAGGTGGTGCTCCGCTGGCACGTGCAGCGCGGCACGATCGTGTTCCCGAAGACGATGCGCCGGGAGCGCATGATCGAGAACGCCGACATCTTCGATTTCGAGCTCAGCGAGGCCGAGATGGCCGCCATCGACGCCCTCGACGAGCAGCGTAATTTCGGACCCGACCCGTACACCTTCGACAACCGGTGA
- the hrpA gene encoding ATP-dependent RNA helicase HrpA: MPQPPVRVSFPEELPVSQMRDEIEAAIRDHQVVIVAGETGSGKTTQLPKIALALGRERIAHTQPRRIAARTIAERIAEELGSELGGLVGYQVRFTDKVSEDTRIRLMTDGILLNAIHRDRDLRAYDTIIIDEAHERSLNIDFLLGYLKTLLPRRPDLKVIITSATIDPESFAEHFADARTKQPAPIIEVSGRTYPVEIRYRPLVERIEQPDPKGGAPRVRTVERDLFDAIGEAVDELSREERGDVLVFLSGEAEIRDAADALRGRLGSNRAKPVEILPLYGRLSAAEQHRVFERPSGANAGARRIVLATNVAETSLTVPGIRYVVDAGTARISRYSARSKVQRLPIEAVSQASANQRSGRSGRTSPGIAIRLYSEEDFESRPEFTEPEIRRTGLASVILQMLSLGLGDIARFPFLTPPDQRGIADGLGLLAELGAVQLEGRGTRARPRITKIGRELARLPIEPRFARMVVEAHKHDVVPAVLAIVAGLTIQDVRERPQEKRAQADQLHARFADPQGDLMTLLGLWEYLQEQQRELSSSAFRRLCKAEYLNFLRVREWMDLYRQLARIAGVRRADSADGSGSGEAIHRSMLAGLLSQLGVRDDRQDRSAPARGRSAPGAVKRKPAQEYVGSRGTRFVLYPGSVLAKKPPEVVMSVELVETSRLFARSNAVVDPAWAEELAGPLAKRQISEPHWEKKQGAAVAYERVTLYGVPIVDRRRVQLARFDREQARELFIRHALVDGEWEIPSGGSFFAFDRANRQLRRELEQLEERTRRRDLVSDDEAVFDFYDARIPAEVASTRDFEGWWKEAQRTQPKLLTMRREDLVEGETAEVDESEFPRQWRHGDQTLRLKYRFDPSADDDGVTVNVPLPLLPRLEGSDFEKLVPGLRQELVTALIKTLPKAIRKHVVPAADWARTLLETVEPKLDGADSDSSLLQLLADEIRRRTGVTVSPGDFDPSRLPAHLTPTFRVVDGRGRTIGSGKDLAALQAAHKDRATQGVAKVAAAALPKSDLERKGSTAWDFGELPRHVDTAYAKGRGSGAGVVRAYPAIVDRRTGVDLTLVADEAEQVRLSRRGTRRLVALSSPSPASYIRDHLSNQEKLLLGAGPYRSLDAAIADVSLAVADGVIRRHSPDGLVWSESAFERIANDYARSLIDDIYGAIALTARVLDAARLARKAIDGAKSIQVLGQVAGAAAQVDGLVYDGFVSRTGLAQLARLPVYLEAVQLRMRGLVENPGRDRAWQNEVDRALALFEQAGGAIPLPEQAPDHLVRVRWLIEELRVSLFAQQLRTAEPVSLQRIQKLLREG; encoded by the coding sequence ATGCCTCAGCCCCCAGTGCGCGTCTCCTTTCCCGAAGAGCTTCCCGTCTCGCAGATGCGCGACGAGATCGAGGCGGCGATCCGCGACCACCAGGTGGTCATCGTCGCCGGCGAGACCGGGTCGGGCAAGACGACCCAGCTGCCGAAGATCGCCCTGGCCCTCGGCCGCGAGCGCATCGCCCACACGCAGCCCCGCCGCATCGCCGCGCGCACGATCGCCGAGCGCATCGCCGAGGAGCTCGGCTCGGAGCTTGGCGGGCTCGTCGGCTACCAGGTGCGATTCACCGACAAGGTCTCGGAGGACACGCGGATCCGCCTCATGACCGACGGCATCCTGCTCAACGCGATCCACCGCGATCGCGACCTTCGCGCCTACGACACCATCATCATCGACGAGGCGCACGAGCGCTCGCTCAACATCGACTTCCTGCTCGGCTACCTCAAGACGCTGCTCCCCCGGCGGCCCGACCTCAAGGTGATCATCACGTCGGCGACGATCGATCCCGAGTCGTTCGCCGAGCACTTCGCCGACGCGAGGACGAAGCAGCCGGCCCCCATCATCGAGGTCTCGGGCCGCACCTACCCGGTGGAGATCCGGTACCGCCCCCTCGTGGAGAGGATCGAGCAGCCCGATCCCAAGGGCGGGGCGCCGCGGGTGCGCACCGTCGAGCGCGATCTCTTCGACGCCATCGGCGAAGCGGTCGACGAGCTGTCTCGGGAGGAGCGCGGCGACGTGCTCGTGTTCCTCAGCGGCGAGGCCGAGATCCGCGACGCGGCCGATGCCCTGCGCGGGCGTCTCGGCTCGAATCGGGCGAAACCTGTCGAGATCCTGCCCCTCTACGGCCGCCTCAGCGCGGCGGAGCAGCACCGGGTCTTCGAGCGCCCGAGCGGCGCGAACGCGGGCGCCCGTCGCATCGTTCTCGCCACCAACGTGGCCGAGACCTCGCTCACGGTGCCCGGCATCCGCTACGTGGTCGATGCCGGCACCGCCCGCATCTCGCGCTACTCGGCGCGCAGCAAGGTGCAGCGGCTGCCCATCGAGGCCGTCTCGCAGGCGAGCGCGAACCAGCGATCGGGCCGTTCGGGGCGCACGAGCCCCGGCATCGCGATCCGGCTCTACTCCGAGGAGGACTTCGAGAGCCGGCCCGAGTTCACCGAGCCCGAGATCCGGCGCACGGGCCTCGCCTCCGTGATCCTGCAGATGCTGTCGCTCGGCCTCGGCGATATCGCGCGCTTCCCGTTCCTCACGCCTCCCGACCAGCGGGGCATCGCCGACGGTCTCGGGCTGCTCGCCGAGCTGGGAGCGGTGCAGCTCGAGGGCAGGGGAACCCGCGCCCGCCCGCGGATCACGAAGATCGGCCGCGAGCTCGCCCGGCTGCCCATCGAGCCGCGCTTCGCCCGCATGGTGGTGGAGGCCCACAAGCACGACGTCGTCCCCGCAGTGCTGGCGATCGTCGCGGGCCTCACGATCCAGGACGTGCGCGAGCGGCCGCAGGAGAAGCGCGCCCAGGCCGACCAGCTGCACGCCCGCTTCGCCGACCCGCAGGGCGACCTCATGACGCTGCTGGGCCTCTGGGAATACCTGCAGGAGCAGCAGCGCGAGCTGTCGTCGAGCGCCTTCCGCCGTCTGTGCAAGGCCGAATACCTCAACTTCCTGCGCGTGCGCGAGTGGATGGACCTCTACCGCCAGCTCGCCCGGATCGCGGGGGTCCGCCGCGCGGATTCCGCGGACGGTTCGGGATCGGGCGAGGCGATCCACCGCTCCATGCTCGCCGGCCTGCTCTCCCAGCTCGGTGTGCGCGATGATCGCCAGGATCGCTCTGCGCCCGCCCGCGGACGGAGCGCTCCCGGCGCGGTCAAGCGGAAGCCCGCCCAGGAGTACGTGGGGTCCCGGGGCACGCGATTCGTGCTCTATCCCGGTTCCGTGCTCGCGAAGAAGCCGCCCGAGGTCGTGATGAGCGTCGAGCTCGTCGAGACCTCGCGGCTGTTCGCCCGGTCCAACGCCGTCGTCGACCCGGCCTGGGCCGAGGAGCTCGCGGGCCCCCTCGCGAAGCGGCAGATCAGCGAGCCCCACTGGGAGAAGAAGCAGGGCGCGGCCGTCGCCTACGAGCGGGTCACGCTCTACGGGGTGCCCATCGTCGACCGCCGCCGGGTGCAGCTCGCCCGCTTCGACCGCGAGCAGGCGCGAGAGCTGTTCATCCGTCACGCCCTGGTCGACGGCGAGTGGGAGATTCCGTCCGGCGGTTCCTTCTTCGCGTTCGACCGGGCGAACCGGCAGCTGCGCAGGGAACTCGAGCAGCTCGAGGAGCGCACCCGGCGCCGCGATCTGGTGAGCGACGACGAGGCCGTCTTCGACTTCTACGACGCCCGCATTCCCGCCGAGGTCGCGTCGACGCGCGACTTCGAGGGGTGGTGGAAGGAGGCGCAGCGCACGCAGCCGAAACTGCTCACCATGCGCCGCGAGGATCTCGTCGAGGGCGAGACGGCCGAGGTCGATGAGAGCGAGTTCCCGCGCCAGTGGCGGCACGGCGATCAGACACTGCGGCTCAAGTACCGCTTCGACCCCTCGGCCGACGACGACGGCGTCACCGTCAACGTGCCGCTGCCGCTGCTGCCGCGACTCGAGGGCTCCGACTTCGAGAAGCTCGTGCCGGGCCTGCGTCAGGAACTCGTGACGGCGCTCATCAAGACGCTGCCGAAGGCCATCCGCAAGCACGTCGTGCCCGCCGCGGATTGGGCGCGCACGCTCCTCGAGACCGTCGAGCCGAAGCTGGACGGCGCCGACTCCGACTCATCGCTGCTCCAACTGCTGGCCGACGAGATCCGCCGTCGCACGGGCGTGACCGTCTCCCCCGGCGATTTCGACCCGTCGCGTCTGCCGGCGCACCTCACGCCGACGTTCCGCGTGGTCGACGGGCGCGGGCGCACTATCGGGTCGGGCAAGGATCTTGCCGCGCTGCAGGCGGCGCACAAGGATCGCGCGACGCAGGGCGTCGCCAAGGTCGCGGCGGCGGCGCTGCCGAAGAGCGATCTCGAGCGCAAGGGCTCGACCGCCTGGGACTTCGGCGAGCTGCCGAGGCACGTCGACACGGCCTACGCGAAGGGGCGGGGATCCGGGGCGGGCGTGGTGCGCGCCTATCCCGCGATCGTGGATCGCCGCACAGGCGTCGATCTGACGCTCGTAGCCGACGAGGCCGAGCAGGTCCGGCTGTCGCGACGCGGGACCCGCCGCCTCGTCGCCCTGAGCTCGCCGTCGCCGGCGAGCTACATCCGCGATCACCTCTCCAATCAGGAGAAGCTGCTGCTCGGCGCCGGGCCGTACCGGTCGCTCGACGCCGCGATCGCAGATGTCTCGCTCGCGGTCGCCGACGGCGTGATCCGCCGTCATTCCCCCGACGGGCTCGTGTGGTCGGAGTCCGCGTTCGAGCGGATCGCGAACGACTACGCGCGATCCCTCATCGACGACATCTACGGCGCGATCGCCCTCACCGCCCGCGTGCTCGACGCGGCGAGGCTCGCGCGCAAGGCGATCGACGGAGCGAAGTCGATCCAGGTGCTGGGTCAGGTGGCTGGGGCCGCGGCCCAGGTGGACGGACTCGTCTACGACGGCTTCGTCTCGCGCACCGGGCTCGCCCAGCTTGCGCGGCTGCCCGTCTATCTGGAGGCGGTGCAGCTGCGCATGCGGGGGCTCGTCGAGAACCCGGGGCGGGATCGGGCCTGGCAGAACGAGGTGGACCGCGCGCTCGCGCTCTTCGAGCAGGCGGGCGGCGCGATCCCGCTGCCCGAGCAGGCCCCCGATCACCTCGTGCGCGTGCGCTGGCTGATCGAGGAGCTGCGCGTGAGCCTGTTCGCGCAGCAGCTGCGCACCGCCGAGCCGGTCTCGCTGCAGCGGATCCAGAAGCTGCTGCGCGAGGGCTGA